From the genome of Cystobacter fuscus DSM 2262:
GTGCCGGGAATGCTGCTGACGAGCGTGGCCGCTGGCGCGAGCAGTTGGATCCACAGGAAGCTGCGTTGGAAGGACACCAGCCCACTGGAGGCCACGTCGTGCACCACCCTCGCGGGGTCGCTCAACGCGGTGAGCGCCACCTGCCCCCAAGTGTCGCCGTAGTGCGACCAGAAGCGGGTGCCCGGAGGCGTCCCGAGCGCCGGCAGCAGCACCACGACGCAGAACGCGAGGTAGCCGAGGGACAGCACCGATACCGAGGCCACCCGCCGTGAGAGCTGTTCGCGCGGGGGACGGGCCACCGCGGGCAGCAACAGGAGCGCCGCCGCCTGGAATGCGAGGAACAGGCCTCCATCCGGGCGCACGCCCAGCGCGACGAGCGTGAGGAGCACCACCCAGCGCATCCGGACGCCGCGCAGCAGGAGCACGAGCACCGCGGTGGATGCCAGCTGGAAGAACACCTCGAAGTGCGCCGAGAGCGCGACCGTCTTCGTATAGGGATTGAGCGCGAGGTACACCGCGAAGGCGGCGCAGGCCCAGGGCCGCCAGGGGGCGGAGAGAAGCTGCCGCTCCTCGAGCATGCGCTCGAAGAACCAGACGTGGAGCGCGAGCGAGCCATACAGCGCCACCAGCCCCAGGAACACGAGCAGGAACTGCGAGTCCGTGAGCAGGAAGAACGGTGCGAGCAGCAGCAGGCTCGGGGTGAAGTGGACGGTGAGGTGGTTGAAGTCCCCGTCCGTTACCCAGAAGGGGCGGCCACGGTGCACCGCGTTCGCGAACAGGTCATTCAAGAGGGCCAGGTCGTGGAACGCGAACAGCCCCCCCCCGGAAGGCGGTCCAAGCACAGTAGAGGGTGTAGGCGAACGAGACGCCGAGCACGGCAATCCACCCACGCGCCCACCCGCCAGACGTCTTCCCCTGAGATCCCACGGACACTTCTCGGGCGCCGGTACCTCGAACCATCAGGTCGTCTCTCCTCCTCGATTCCCTCTTAGCATCAACCCGCGCGGCGCTCGTGTGGCTCGGCGAAGCGCATGGGGCGGAGAGGAGGCCGATGGAGGGGGCGGGGGAGGGCTGGAGCAGAGGGGAGGAGGAGGGCCGCGGACGGGTGGCTCCTGGGAGGGCAGCCAGTGCCAGCGTGTACCCCAAGGGGCTGCTCGGCTTCTCCACCCGCCTGGCGCACTGCTCGGGTGGCCCCCGCCAGCCGCCCTCCGCGCCAGCCCTCACCCTCAACATGGCCTCTCTCCCGCCTATACGCCCCCTCGGGACCCTGGGCGTAGGCCTGTCCTGGTAGGCGTCGTGGAGGCCTGGAGGATGCTGTCCCGCTGTGATGCCACTCACCCCGGGCCAGTGAGTGCCGTCACTGTGGCGCTGGAGTGAACCCGTCAGAGTCCTCGCTCGGCGGTACTGGTTCCGCCGGGAGCACTTCAGTAGGGGGCAACGCATGTTTGGCTTCAAGTCATTGAGCTTCAGAGGAAATCCTATCCGGTCTGCCTGGGTATTGGCGCTGTGGGTGACGCTCGGCCTGGGGGCCTGCACGTCTCCTTCTCCAGAAGAACCAGCCCAGGAAGAGGGCGTGGCGTCCCGCGAGGCGCGAGGCGATGGCATGGTGTCCACGGAGTGCTCGCCGGGAACGAGCGAGTCTTGCGCCTACACCGGGCCGGCGGGGACTGAGGGAGTAGGCGTGTGCCACGCGGGGGCGCGCACGTGCGACGCCTCGGGCTCATGGAGCGCGTGTTCAGGGGAAGTGGTGCCCCAACCGGAGGTGGATGCCAATGCGGTGGACGAGGACTGCGATGGGGTGGCGCGCATGTGTGCACCGGGAACGAGCGAGTCTTGCGCCTACACCGGGCCAGCGGGGACTGAGGGAGTAGGCGTGTGCCACGCGGGGGCGCGCACGTGTGCCGCCTCGGGCTCAACCTGGAGCGCGTGCTCAGGAGAGGTGGTGCCCCAACCGGAGGTGGATGCCAATGCGGTGGACGAGGACTGCGATGGGGTGGCGCGCCTGTGTGCACCGGGAACGAGCGAGTCTTGCGCCTACACCGGGCCGGCGGGGACCGAGGGGGTGGGCACATGCCAGGCGGGTGCGCGCACGTGCGACGTCTCGGGCACCAGTTGGGGAGCCTGTACGGGCGAGGTGATTCCGCAGACCGAGGTTTGTGGCAATGATCTCGATGACGACTGTGATGGCCACGCCAGCCCTTCTTGTGCCGAGTGGCTCTCGACAGGCTCCATGACCACGAAACGGTGGATGCACAAGGCCGCGTTGTTGGCGAATGGCCAGGTGCTGGTCTCGGGGGGGCACAATGGCAGTGAGGCCCTGAAGACGGCGGAGCTGTACGACCCCACCAAGGGCACGTGGTCTGTCACGGGCTCGATGAGCATCGAACGCCGTGGGCACGCCGCCACGGTATTGCAGGATGGCAAGGTACTGGTCACGGGAGGGGAAGGTCTCAATGGTTGGGCCCTTATGAAGGCGGAGTTGTACGACCCCACCACGGGCACGTGGTCTTCCGCTGGCTCGATGAGCATCGAACGCTATGGGCACGCCGCCACGGTATTGCCGGATGGCAAGGTACTGGTCACGGGAGGGGAAGGTCCCAATGGTTGGACCCTTATGAAGGCGGAGTTGTACGACCCCACCACGGCCACGTGGTCTTCCGCTGGCTCGATGCGCATCGCACGCGCTGGGCACATGGCCACGTTGTTGGCGAATGGCCAGGTGCTGGTCTCGGGGGGGCACAATGGCAGTGAGGCCCTGAAGACGGCGGAGCTGTACGACCCCACCAAGGGCACGTGGTCTGTCACGGGCTCGATGCGCATCGAACGCCGTGGGCACGTCGCCACGGTATTGCCGGATGGCAAGGTACTGGTCACGGGAGGGGAAGGTCCCAATGGTTGGACCCTCAGGAAGGCGGAGCTGTACGACCCCACCAACGGCACGTGGTTGGACACCGACCCGATGAACACTGCACGTTATCTGCCCAGGGCCACGGTATTGCAGGATGGCAAGGTACTGGTCACGGGAGGGGAAGGTCCCAATGGTTGGGCCCTCGCGACAGCAGAGCTGTACGACCCCACCACGGCCACGTGGTCTTCCGCTGGTTCGATGGGCATCGCACGTAATAAGCAAACGGCCACGGTACTGCAGAATGGCAAGGTGCTGGTCACGGGAGGGAAAGGTGACGGTGAGTTCCTTAAGAGTGCGGAGCTGTTCGACCCCGCCCCATGAACTCGATGCTCCTCCCTACTCGCTGACCCGGGGTTGAATCCGTCCCAAGGTGAGCCTGCGTGCAGCTGCTCGACACGCAGCCGGATGAGCTGAGCCTCGCTGCGGTCAACCGCCACCTCGACATCAAGGAGCGCGGCGCGTTGTAGGTCCTACATCGCGGCGTTGCCCAGGCGCTCGCGGGCCAGCGCGAGGGTGCGGGCGTTCTCGGGCACATGGCGCAGGAAGTGCTCGCGGACATCGGGGTTGGGGATGTCACTGGCGCGGGCCCGCACACACCGCAAAGTCTCGTGCAGGGCAGCCTCTCCCGTCTCGGCATCTCCCTGCGCGAAGCAGGCTTCCGCCAGAGCCAGGCGCATGGCCACCGCGTAGGTGCCCATGCCACGCGTCTCCTCCAACTCGCGCACACCGAGCGCCGCCACCCCGCGGGCCTCCGCGGCCTTCCCCTGGGCGAGCAGGATGTTGCTGAGGAGCCCGCGCGCGTAAACCACGTCAGCCTGGAATGGAGCCAGCAGCTCACAGGCCTTGCGCGCATGCGTCTCGGCCTCGTGCACCCCTCCTCGCTCCAGCATCACCTTCGCCAGCACGGAGTGGGCAAAGCCCCGCCGGAAGGAATACAAGTCCTCGATGTTCACCCACTCGCGCACCAGCTCATACGCCTCTTGCCGGTGCGCTGGGTCAGGGCTGTCGACCAGGATCCGGCTCAAGAAGTGCGTGGCCATGCCCACCATGAGGTTTGCCTCCAGCCGCCGGCCCACGGTCAGTACCTCCCGCATCCGCTCCACGGCCCCGGGCACGTCTCCCAACGCCGCCAGGGTCAGCCCCTGCAACGCCTGCACGACGAGGGCATCGCGCTCCACGCCGAGCTCGCGGAAGTCCCGCATCCCCTGCTCGGCCCGTAGGAACGCGTGCCACGGCCTGGGTTCGAAGAGGTAATGGAAGAAGCCGTCGATGTACCCGGTCCATCCTCGCGACGGCCCGTCCGCGACCACCCTCCCCACCTCTCCGAGCCAGTCCTCCAATTCCCAGCGTGAGCCGGAGAATACGAAGGAGAGGCCCATGCAGGCGATGGCCCAATGGTAGGCGACGATAGCCTCGGGCGCCGGTGGGGTGCTCCGCAGGAGCTGTTTCAACCGGGT
Proteins encoded in this window:
- a CDS encoding Kelch repeat-containing protein, which translates into the protein MPQPEVDANAVDEDCDGVARLCAPGTSESCAYTGPAGTEGVGTCQAGARTCDVSGTSWGACTGEVIPQTEVCGNDLDDDCDGHASPSCAEWLSTGSMTTKRWMHKAALLANGQVLVSGGHNGSEALKTAELYDPTKGTWSVTGSMSIERRGHAATVLQDGKVLVTGGEGLNGWALMKAELYDPTTGTWSSAGSMSIERYGHAATVLPDGKVLVTGGEGPNGWTLMKAELYDPTTATWSSAGSMRIARAGHMATLLANGQVLVSGGHNGSEALKTAELYDPTKGTWSVTGSMRIERRGHVATVLPDGKVLVTGGEGPNGWTLRKAELYDPTNGTWLDTDPMNTARYLPRATVLQDGKVLVTGGEGPNGWALATAELYDPTTATWSSAGSMGIARNKQTATVLQNGKVLVTGGKGDGEFLKSAELFDPAP